One window of the Rosa rugosa chromosome 3, drRosRugo1.1, whole genome shotgun sequence genome contains the following:
- the LOC133736211 gene encoding malate dehydrogenase, glyoxysomal: MASSVEVNQRIARLSAHLYPSNLQMEDSSSAVRRADCRAKGGAPGFKVAILGAAGGIGQPLAMLMKMNPLVSVLHLYDVVNAPGVTADISHMDTGAVVRGFLGQAQLDNALTGIDLVIIPAGVPRKPGMTRDDLFKINAGIVRTLCEGIARCCPRAIVNLISNPVNSTVPIAAEVFKKAGTYDPKRLLGVTMLDVVRANTFVAEVLGLDPREVDVPVVGGHSGVTILPLLSQVKPPCSFTREETEYLTDRIQNGGTEVVEAKAGAGSATLSMAYAAVKFADACLRGLRGDAGVVECSFVASQVTELPFFATKVRLGRNGAEEVYQLGPLNEYERVGLEKAKKELAGSIEKGVSFIRK; the protein is encoded by the exons ATGGCGTCCAGCGTGGAAGTGAATCAACGCATTGCAAGGCTCTCAGCTCATCTCTACCCTTCAAATCTCCAG ATGGAGGACAGCAGTTCTGCTGTGAGAAGAGCTGATTGCAGAGCCAAAGGAGGAGCACCTGGTTTTAAAGTGGCTATTTTGGGTGCTGCTGGAGGCATTGGACAACCTCTTGCAATGCTCATGAAAATGAATCCACTGGTCTCAGTTCTTCATCTCTATGATGTCGTCAATGCCCCCGGTGTGACAGCTGATATTAGTCACATGGACACTGGCGCTGTG GTGCGCGGGTTCTTGGGGCAGGCACAGCTTGACAATGCTCTCACAGGTATTGACCTTGTGATCATACCTGCCGGTGTTCCAAGGAAGCCTGGAATGACCAGGGATGATCTTTTCAAGATCAATGCCGGAATAGTTAGGACTCTTTGCGAGGGAATTGCAAGGTGCTGCCCTAGAGCAATTGTCAACTTGATCAGTAATCCAGTGAACTCTACAGTTCCTATAGCAGCTGAGGTTTTCAAGAAAGCTGGTACTTATGACCCAAAGCGACTGCTAGGGGTTACAATGCTTGATGTCGTGAGAGCAAACACATTCGTT GCTGAAGTTCTGGGACTTGATCCTAGAGAAGTTGATGTTCCGGTTGTTGGAGGCCATTCTGGAGTGACCATTTTGCCCCTTCTGTCGCAG GTCAAGCCTCCTTGCTCCTTCACTCGAGAAGAAACAGAATACCTGACTGATCGTATTCAAAATGGTGGAACAGAAGTTGTTGAG GCAAAGGCTGGGGCTGGCTCGGCAACATTATCAATG GCATATGCAGCTGTCAAGTTTGCGGATGCATGCCTTCGTGGCTTGAGAGGAGATGCTGGTGTTGTGGAATGCTCTTTTGTTGCATCTCAG GTTACAGAACTTCCTTTCTTTGCAACCAAGGTACGGCTTGGCCGTAATGGAGCTGAGGAAGTCTACCAA